A genomic stretch from Piliocolobus tephrosceles isolate RC106 unplaced genomic scaffold, ASM277652v3 unscaffolded_29065, whole genome shotgun sequence includes:
- the LOC113222054 gene encoding deoxynucleotidyltransferase terminal-interacting protein 1-like has translation MGATGDAEQPRGPSGTERGGLELEDAGAAGQLVLTNPWNIMIKHRQVQRRGRRSQMTTSFTDPAISMDLLRAVLQPSINEEIQTVFNKYMKNEMT, from the exons ATGGGAGCCACTGGCGACGCCGAGCAGCCGCGGGGACCCAGCGGGACCGAGCGGGGCGGCTTGGAGCTGGAGGATGCGGGCGCAGCGGGGCAGCTGGTTCTCACG AACCCTTGGAACATAATGATAAAGCACCGGCAGGTGCAGCGGAGGGGCCGCCGCTCACAGATGACAACAAG tttcacagatccTGCCATCTCTATGGATCTCCTCCGAGCTGTCCTGCAGCCTAGCATCAATGAGGAGATCCAGACTGTCTTCAACAAGTACATGAAG AATGAAATGACTTAA